The window TATATTCAATCTCTATATCTTTTATTTTCTCTATAATATTTTCAGATGATTTGAATTTATATGATGTTATTTTTCTTTTTTTCGAAGGATAAAATTTGTATTCTTTGTTTTCTGTATTAAATATAATATATCCTTTATTATTTTTTTCATTTAAATCCCAATATTCAGGACAACCTGGTACAAAAAAATATGGCAAATCTTCTGGATATATTTTAAAACTATGCAAATGACCTCCAGCAATATATAAAACTTTATCTTTAAACAAATCAATTATTTCTCTTTTTGTACATCCTGGAATAAAGTTTCCACCAATTGCAGTATGTGCTATAACTATATTTTTTTCATTTTCATCTAATTTTTTTGATAATACTAAAAGAATATCATCTATAAGGACTCCATGATAAGGTATACCATAAAAATTTATATTGTCTATTCTTATTGGAATAAAATTATAATCATCTCCATTTTTTTTAAATTTTGGTACTTTAACCAGTCCTTTATTTTCCAAATAAGATATCCACGAATCGTTATGAGAATAAATTTTATCGTGATTTCCTTCTATTAATAATGTCGTGATATTAGATTTTTTAAGTTTTTCAAGAATATTTTCTGTTTTAAATAATATATCAGGTAATAATGAACTTCTATCAAATAAATCTCCAGCAATAATAAAAATATCTACTTTATTTTCAATAGCTTCATCGACAATATATTCAGCAGCTAAAAAATAATCTTCATAACGTATTTTAGAATATTCTCCAATTCCTCCTGTAGGCCTTCTTCCCAAATGCCAATCAGATGTGTGTAAAATTTTCATATTTAGTCTCCTTTTTATTAAATTTTATAATTTATTATAGAATAATTATATCATAATTATACATCTAAAATTATTTTTATAACTTATGATATAATATTATTGTTTTTATTATATAAAAATTGTAAGGAGTGATATTGAGTGAAAAAATATTTAGTGCTATTATTTTTATTTATTTCTTTTATAGTATTTGCTGCAGATTATGATTTAACTGTTAAAATTTTGGAAAATTCAAAGGTTATACTTGGTACCATGAAAGTACATCTTTCAGATAATGAGGATCCATATTTTGCCTTATTTCCTAATTTAGAAAGCAAGGATAATCCATATATAAATGCATTGTTTGAATCAAAGAGGAAATCTAAAATTGAAATTTTAGAAGTTAAAGATGAAAATAATAATTATTTAGATTATACTATAGAAGACTATTCATCAAAAAGATTCAGAGATTATCAAATAAAAAATTCACTTTTAAAAGTAAAATCAAAAGAAAAAACATTAATAATAAAATTTAAAACATATTTATTTGATGGAAATGCTCCTGATAATGTTTTTTTTGATGACATTATAATATGGAGATTTGGATGGTATCCTTTAATATTTGATAGAAATACTGATTATTCACTTTCTTCGCATAATGTATCTATACAATTTGAAAATTTGAATAAAAAGTTTATACCTATAATATCAGGAATATATAAAAAAGGGATTTACTACTCATATGGAAAATACAGAACTATGCCTTTAATATTAGCAAATAAAAATTCTTATAAAAACCTTACATTAAATACCAAAAATTATGAAATTAATGTATGGTTTAGAAAAGGGCAAGAACAAAGAGCAGCTATTATGGCTACACATGTAATAAAAGCTTTAGAATTACATACAAAAGATTTTGGTGAATTAAAATATAAAAAAATAAATATTGTTCAAGATCCATATCCTGGAGTATACGGCATGGCTGCTGACGGTATCTTTTTATTAGGAGATGGTTTTTTTACCACAGCTGATTTAGTATTGCCAGGACTATTCGAACCCTTAACTTTTTATGTTATTTCTCATGAATTAGCACATATGTGGTTTGGAATAGGTGTAGGTGTGGATTTTGCAAATAATAATTTTATGAGTGAATCCTTAGCTGATTATTCTGCTCATATCTCTATGTATGAAAAATATGATGATGATAGATTATATAATACATTTCTCCCTGATATTCTGGTTGAAAATATTACAAAAGATATTACAAAGGACTTTTCTGAATTGGACCAAGCTGCTATATTCAAATTAGGATATTATAATATTGAAAACGCTATTAAAGATAATATTGATGAAATTCCTGCGAATTTTGCATCTTATATATATTATAATAAAGGAAAAAGAGCATTATTCTCCTTAGAAGAATACCTCTCAAGAAAAAAACTATTAAATATATTATCTGAATACTATTATGAGTATAAAGATAAAAATCCGACTGAAGAGGAATTTTTCGATTTCCTTTCAAAATATGTTGAAAAAGATATATTATATGATTTATTTGAAAATCCAAAAAGCTTTGATGCTTCTGTAAAGCGTATAAAAGACAAAATAATTATAGATTTAGATAATATGAAAATACCGACAAAAATTAGAATTATCACTGAAGATGGAACAAAAGAAATTATAACTACTAAAAATATAGAATTAGAGTATGATCCTTCTATTAAAATTGATATTGATCCAGAAATGCATACTTTTGACATTGAAAGGCATAATAATCACTTTCCAATACAAATTAGAAATAATTTATTTGATACAGATATTTCTAAATATGATGCATATGGTATAAATATAATTGGAAATTTTGACTATACAGAGAATTATTCCTCACAATATTTATCCTTATCTTTTGAAAAATACCCATATTATAATATTGATTTTGGACAATATTCTACTTTTTCAAGTGATTATAATTTAGTTGATATGGGATTAACTACTAACTTGAATTTAAATCCTAATCCTTGGATAAACTTAAAACTAAACTATCTGAAAAGTTATTATTTTGATATGCAAGATTTAAATGGTAATTTTATGTTATCCATACCAAATGAATTGGATATAGGAGAATCATCAAAAGTTATTGCTTCAACAACACATTTTGGATTTTATGGGCAATTTTTGGAGTCTAACAATTATTATTTAAGTCCCTACCTGATATTTGAAAATCTATATAATTTAGGGTTATATTTCGCTGGACAATATTATTTTATGAACAGTTTAAATAATTATATTCATGCTTTTTCATTCAATACTGCATATTTTTTCGATAATTACTCTCCAATATTAAACTCATTTAGTATAGAATTAGATTATTCAAATAACTACGTATTTAATCCATTATATGGAAAAGTTTCTTTAATTAAAGAAAATGATGAATTATTGAATAATTTGAGTTTAGCTAAGCAGATTTTAGGTATAAACATAGAACTATTAAATTTTTCTGATAATTCTAATAAGAGAATGAATTTCTATAATTTATTTTCTGTTGGAGATATTGATACGACATTAAGTTTAATTTATAAAAATGTTGACTTTAATAATCTTTTTGGATTTTCCTTTGTAATTTCACCAGAAATCTATTTTCTTTTAGATCAAAATATTCCTATAAATTTGGAATTTAATTATTATTACTATCCAAAATCAAATCTATATACAATTACATTTTCACTAAATACAGCATTAGATACTACTATACGAAATATCATAAACTAAAAGGTGAAGGAATTATCCTTCACCTTTTATATTTTATTTTTT is drawn from Marinitoga hydrogenitolerans DSM 16785 and contains these coding sequences:
- a CDS encoding metallophosphoesterase family protein, which translates into the protein MKILHTSDWHLGRRPTGGIGEYSKIRYEDYFLAAEYIVDEAIENKVDIFIIAGDLFDRSSLLPDILFKTENILEKLKKSNITTLLIEGNHDKIYSHNDSWISYLENKGLVKVPKFKKNGDDYNFIPIRIDNINFYGIPYHGVLIDDILLVLSKKLDENEKNIVIAHTAIGGNFIPGCTKREIIDLFKDKVLYIAGGHLHSFKIYPEDLPYFFVPGCPEYWDLNEKNNKGYIIFNTENKEYKFYPSKKRKITSYKFKSSENIIEKIKDIEIEYNEIIILKILVDSDGLIEDNEIEQILKDKGVLKVLIQKKYDINEEYNSFEEVDTKSIEYKVVKKWGNIFSKNSVETVNYIEKLKEKITENDNEIFEVFDHFLNKLIKGEIDENK
- a CDS encoding M1 family aminopeptidase; translation: MKKYLVLLFLFISFIVFAADYDLTVKILENSKVILGTMKVHLSDNEDPYFALFPNLESKDNPYINALFESKRKSKIEILEVKDENNNYLDYTIEDYSSKRFRDYQIKNSLLKVKSKEKTLIIKFKTYLFDGNAPDNVFFDDIIIWRFGWYPLIFDRNTDYSLSSHNVSIQFENLNKKFIPIISGIYKKGIYYSYGKYRTMPLILANKNSYKNLTLNTKNYEINVWFRKGQEQRAAIMATHVIKALELHTKDFGELKYKKINIVQDPYPGVYGMAADGIFLLGDGFFTTADLVLPGLFEPLTFYVISHELAHMWFGIGVGVDFANNNFMSESLADYSAHISMYEKYDDDRLYNTFLPDILVENITKDITKDFSELDQAAIFKLGYYNIENAIKDNIDEIPANFASYIYYNKGKRALFSLEEYLSRKKLLNILSEYYYEYKDKNPTEEEFFDFLSKYVEKDILYDLFENPKSFDASVKRIKDKIIIDLDNMKIPTKIRIITEDGTKEIITTKNIELEYDPSIKIDIDPEMHTFDIERHNNHFPIQIRNNLFDTDISKYDAYGINIIGNFDYTENYSSQYLSLSFEKYPYYNIDFGQYSTFSSDYNLVDMGLTTNLNLNPNPWINLKLNYLKSYYFDMQDLNGNFMLSIPNELDIGESSKVIASTTHFGFYGQFLESNNYYLSPYLIFENLYNLGLYFAGQYYFMNSLNNYIHAFSFNTAYFFDNYSPILNSFSIELDYSNNYVFNPLYGKVSLIKENDELLNNLSLAKQILGINIELLNFSDNSNKRMNFYNLFSVGDIDTTLSLIYKNVDFNNLFGFSFVISPEIYFLLDQNIPINLEFNYYYYPKSNLYTITFSLNTALDTTIRNIIN